From the Pseudodesulfovibrio alkaliphilus genome, one window contains:
- the eno gene encoding phosphopyruvate hydratase yields the protein MSTITGVWAREILDSRGNPTVEVEVILESGVMGRAAVPSGASTGSREALELRDKEERYNGKGVMTAVENVRGEIAGAVIGMDCLRQNTLDNALITLDGTENKERLGANAMLGVSMAAARAASRFLGLPLYQYLGGVNAKLLPVPLMNIINGGEHAPNNLDIQEFMIMPVGAETFAEALRMGAETFHKLKAILAKDGHVTSVGDEGGFAPNLKSHAEAFEYIIRAIEGAGYEPGRDICLAIDAAASEFYKDGKYVLAGEGKTFSSAELVDFYDDFTSRFPLVSIEDGLAEGDWDGFALQTDKMGDRIQLVGDDIFVTNPDILAEGIDRGVCNSILIKLNQIGTVSETLDTIELAKTAGYTTVISHRSGETGDHFIADLAVAVNAGQIKTGSLCRSDRLEKYNQLLRIEEDLGDDGAYYGPVLGGSFFEEE from the coding sequence ATGAGTACCATCACTGGCGTCTGGGCCCGCGAGATTCTGGATTCGCGTGGCAATCCCACTGTTGAGGTCGAGGTCATTCTCGAATCCGGCGTCATGGGCCGCGCTGCCGTGCCCTCGGGCGCGTCCACCGGCTCGCGCGAGGCCCTGGAGCTGCGCGACAAGGAAGAGCGCTACAACGGCAAGGGCGTCATGACCGCCGTGGAAAACGTGCGCGGCGAGATCGCCGGGGCGGTTATCGGCATGGACTGCCTGCGCCAGAACACCCTGGACAACGCGCTCATCACCCTCGACGGCACCGAGAACAAGGAGCGCCTGGGCGCCAACGCCATGCTCGGCGTGTCCATGGCCGCGGCCCGCGCCGCCTCGCGCTTTCTGGGCCTGCCCCTGTATCAGTACCTGGGCGGGGTCAATGCCAAGCTGCTGCCCGTGCCGCTGATGAACATCATCAACGGCGGCGAGCACGCGCCCAACAACCTGGACATCCAGGAATTCATGATCATGCCAGTGGGCGCGGAGACCTTTGCCGAGGCCCTGCGCATGGGTGCCGAGACCTTCCACAAGCTCAAGGCGATCCTGGCCAAGGACGGGCACGTCACCTCGGTGGGCGACGAGGGCGGCTTCGCCCCGAACCTCAAGTCCCACGCCGAGGCATTCGAGTACATCATCCGGGCCATCGAGGGCGCGGGATACGAGCCCGGCCGCGACATCTGCCTGGCCATCGACGCGGCGGCCAGCGAGTTCTACAAGGACGGCAAGTACGTCCTGGCGGGCGAGGGCAAGACATTCTCCTCGGCCGAGCTGGTCGACTTCTACGACGACTTCACCTCACGCTTCCCGCTGGTGTCCATCGAGGACGGGCTGGCCGAGGGCGACTGGGACGGCTTTGCCCTGCAGACCGACAAGATGGGCGACCGCATCCAGCTGGTGGGCGATGACATCTTCGTGACCAACCCCGACATCCTGGCCGAGGGCATAGACCGGGGCGTGTGCAACTCCATCCTGATCAAGCTCAACCAGATCGGCACCGTGTCCGAGACCCTGGACACCATCGAGCTGGCCAAGACCGCGGGATACACCACGGTCATCTCCCACCGCTCGGGCGAGACCGGCGACCACTTCATCGCCGACCTGGCCGTGGCGGTCAACGCGGGCCAGATCAAGACCGGCTCCCTGTGCCGTTCGGACCGGCTCGAAAAGTATAACCAGCTCCTGCGCATCGAGGAAGACCTGGGCGACGACGGGGCCTACTACGGCCCGGTGCTCGGCGGCAGCTTCTTCGAGGAGGAGTAG
- a CDS encoding NmrA family NAD(P)-binding protein: protein MGSVFVAGATGVIGSAVLAALGEAGADVVAGTHIPEEIEPLAREGVQARVFDFSDQESMVRAMQGCDRLFLTLPLAEGMTRRGHLAVQAAKAAGIGHIVRSSAYAASSDAHWRLGREHGTVDQFVEDSGIPFTILRPNSVMQRFVSVLAPMVRSGVLALPEEYAKVSYIDACDIGACAARLLLDGEAHHGRTYALTGPQGISLAEVAAILSGAIGREVVYRPVDESVYVENLSRDNVPEWTVNMLVSLTRVVKLGMMGNVTGAVAHLTGGEPRSFAAFASDHAGIWS, encoded by the coding sequence ATGGGCAGTGTTTTTGTGGCCGGGGCCACAGGGGTCATAGGCTCGGCCGTGCTGGCGGCCCTGGGCGAGGCAGGGGCGGATGTGGTGGCCGGGACGCACATTCCGGAAGAGATCGAGCCTCTGGCGCGTGAGGGCGTCCAGGCCCGGGTTTTCGATTTTTCGGATCAGGAGTCCATGGTCCGGGCCATGCAGGGGTGTGACAGGCTTTTCCTGACGCTGCCCCTGGCCGAGGGCATGACCCGGCGGGGGCATCTGGCCGTGCAGGCGGCCAAGGCGGCGGGCATCGGTCACATCGTGCGTTCTAGCGCCTACGCCGCTTCCTCCGACGCCCACTGGCGACTCGGCCGCGAGCACGGCACCGTGGACCAGTTTGTGGAGGATTCGGGCATTCCCTTCACCATCCTGCGGCCCAATTCGGTCATGCAGCGTTTCGTCTCCGTCCTGGCCCCCATGGTACGTTCGGGTGTCCTGGCCCTGCCCGAGGAGTACGCCAAGGTAAGCTACATCGACGCCTGCGACATCGGGGCCTGCGCGGCCCGGCTGCTGCTCGACGGCGAGGCTCATCACGGCCGCACCTACGCTCTGACCGGACCCCAGGGAATCTCCCTGGCCGAGGTGGCGGCCATTCTCTCCGGCGCAATCGGCCGCGAGGTGGTCTACCGGCCCGTGGACGAGTCGGTGTATGTGGAGAACCTGTCCCGGGACAATGTGCCCGAGTGGACCGTGAACATGCTGGTCAGCCTGACCCGTGTGGTCAAGCTCGGCATGATGGGCAACGTGACCGGGGCCGTGGCGCACCTGACAGGCGGCGAACCCCGCAGCTTCGCCGCCTTTGCCTCGGATCACGCCGGAATCTGGTCGTAG
- the folD gene encoding bifunctional methylenetetrahydrofolate dehydrogenase/methenyltetrahydrofolate cyclohydrolase FolD yields the protein MILLDGKATAATIRAEIKEEVTSLAARFGRRPGLAVVLVGNDPASQVYVRNKERACEDCGIVSMPHRLENASQLELEGLIQQLNRDVNVDGILVQLPLPKGLDSQRILDLIDPNKDVDGFHPVNVGKLSLGLPGFRPCTPAGVITLLKRYNLDPACKKAVVIGRSNIVGKPLAMMLSQSGPCANATVTLCHSRTADLKAECREADFVFAAIGVPGFVTADMVKEGAVVVDVGINRTDEGLAGDCDFEGLKDKVHAMTPVPGGVGPMTIAQLMVNTLEAYKLHVGA from the coding sequence ATGATTCTACTCGACGGCAAGGCGACGGCGGCCACCATCCGGGCCGAGATCAAAGAGGAAGTGACCAGTCTCGCGGCCAGATTCGGGCGCAGGCCCGGACTGGCGGTGGTCCTGGTGGGCAACGATCCGGCCAGCCAGGTGTATGTGCGCAACAAGGAGCGGGCCTGCGAGGACTGCGGCATCGTCTCCATGCCGCATCGCCTGGAGAATGCCTCCCAGCTTGAGCTTGAGGGGCTGATCCAGCAACTCAACCGCGACGTGAACGTGGACGGCATCCTGGTTCAGCTGCCCCTGCCCAAGGGACTCGACAGCCAGCGCATCCTCGACCTCATCGACCCGAACAAGGACGTGGACGGTTTCCACCCGGTCAACGTGGGCAAGCTCAGTTTGGGGCTGCCCGGGTTCAGGCCCTGCACCCCGGCCGGAGTGATCACCCTGCTCAAGCGCTACAATCTTGATCCGGCCTGCAAGAAGGCCGTGGTCATCGGCCGCTCCAACATCGTGGGCAAGCCGCTGGCCATGATGCTCTCGCAAAGCGGCCCCTGTGCCAACGCCACCGTGACCCTGTGCCACTCGCGCACGGCCGACCTCAAGGCCGAGTGCCGCGAGGCGGATTTCGTGTTCGCGGCCATCGGCGTACCGGGGTTTGTCACGGCGGATATGGTCAAGGAGGGTGCCGTGGTGGTGGATGTGGGCATCAACCGCACTGACGAGGGCCTGGCCGGAGACTGTGATTTCGAGGGCCTCAAGGACAAGGTCCATGCCATGACCCCGGTGCCCGGCGGCGTCGGGCCCATGACCATCGCTCAACTGATGGTCAACACCCTGGAGGCGTACAAGCTCCACGTTGGCGCGTAG
- a CDS encoding HD-GYP domain-containing protein, translating to MLKGQNRLVAAIKSVAAGNYSNDIMELTGPDYPPEVRELAEAVGLMMVRIEAREFHLEQLMATIRTNSLGAVTAVVNALGARDAYTEGHGERVAVYAERLARRLGLDEEEVERVRVAGMLHDIGKIGFSDLVFSNEDTGMNEEMLLEIRSHPQWGYDILKNLDFLGPALDYVHAHHERMDGRGYPRGLCADEIPLGARVLAVADCFDAMTTDRPYQRGRTPQAALAILGSLAGEALDPAVVEAFIVEIEDNGMAE from the coding sequence GTGCTCAAGGGGCAAAACCGGCTGGTGGCGGCCATCAAGTCCGTTGCCGCAGGAAACTACTCGAACGATATCATGGAGCTGACCGGCCCGGACTATCCCCCGGAGGTCCGGGAGCTGGCCGAGGCCGTGGGGCTGATGATGGTCCGCATCGAGGCCAGGGAGTTCCACCTGGAGCAGCTCATGGCGACCATCCGCACCAACTCCCTTGGCGCGGTCACGGCCGTGGTCAACGCCCTGGGCGCACGCGATGCCTATACCGAGGGCCATGGCGAGCGGGTGGCCGTCTATGCCGAGCGGTTGGCACGGAGGCTGGGCCTTGACGAAGAGGAGGTGGAGCGCGTCCGCGTCGCGGGCATGCTGCACGATATAGGCAAGATCGGCTTCAGCGATCTGGTCTTCTCCAATGAAGACACAGGGATGAACGAGGAGATGCTCCTTGAGATCCGCAGCCATCCGCAGTGGGGATACGACATCCTCAAGAATCTCGATTTTCTTGGCCCGGCCCTGGATTATGTTCACGCCCATCACGAGCGCATGGACGGCCGGGGCTATCCGCGAGGGTTGTGCGCGGATGAGATACCCCTGGGAGCCCGGGTGCTGGCCGTGGCCGACTGCTTTGACGCCATGACCACCGACCGGCCCTATCAGCGGGGCAGGACTCCTCAGGCCGCCCTGGCCATCCTCGGCTCCCTGGCTGGCGAAGCCCTGGACCCGGCCGTGGTGGAAGCCTTCATCGTCGAGATTGAGGACAACGGCATGGCGGAATAG